From the genome of Thiovulum sp. ES:
GGTGATTCTATTTCTGTGCCGTCTGAAAGAGTTAGAAATTTCTTTAAACCAAAATCAATACCCACTTTTTTACCAGTTGTGATACGATTTTCATCTTCTTTCTTCTCTATCGTTACAGAAATATAGAAATCATTATTATCCCTTTTAATAGTTACAGTCTTAATTTTGCCGTCAATAGGTCTTGAAAGCCAAAACTTATATTTATAACCACTAAGAGAGAGAACATTGTCTTCTATTTTATAACCGGTCTTTCCTTTTAATGTGAAAGATTTGTATATTTTGACTTTCTTAAAACTTGGTGGAGATGTTCTAATTTTTCTCTTCAAATTACCAAAGAATAACTTATAAGCTTCATCAACTCTTTCCGTTATATTTTGAATTGCTTGAGAACCTACATTTTTCCAAAAATTATATTTATCTAACTTCTTTAATTTGGTTATATGTTTTTGCAGTTGAAATTTATTTAGATATTTTCCAAATAATCGATAATATCGTTTGTGAAGAGCAATGACATGGTTATAAATAATTCCAGAAATATCTACTAATTTATGAAGATATTTTAATTTTATTGTTTCATAAAGTTTATATTTATAAGTTAGAACCATTTTCTAAAAACTTTTTCCATTTATCCTTGCTACCTTTTTTCTCACTTCTTTGTTGATTTTCAATATATTGTTTAATTATCTCCAAAGGTGCACCTCCTACTGTTGCAATAAAAACTGAGTTTGTCCAAAGAGTTGGCAACCTACTT
Proteins encoded in this window:
- a CDS encoding transposase, IS605 OrfB family, central region (PFAM: Putative transposase DNA-binding domain; Probable transposase~TIGRFAM: transposase, IS605 OrfB family, central region), which codes for MVLTYKYKLYETIKLKYLHKLVDISGIIYNHVIALHKRYYRLFGKYLNKFQLQKHITKLKKLDKYNFWKNVGSQAIQNITERVDEAYKLFFGNLKRKIRTSPPSFKKVKIYKSFTLKGKTGYKIEDNVLSLSGYKYKFWLSRPIDGKIKTVTIKRDNNDFYISVTIEKKEDENRITTGKKVGIDFGLKKFLTLSDGTEIESPLFYLKNLEKLKELSRKVSKAKKGSNNRKKRKDRLSKLHTKIANSRKNYFHKLANFLKSKYDDIFIEDLNLKAMQKLWGRKINDLAFAEFVTILSYKASVHKINRFYPSSKTCSNCGFKKEKLSLSEREFICEKCGFEIDRDLNASINICRVGTSTLVERK